A genomic window from Leptolyngbya sp. BL0902 includes:
- a CDS encoding P-loop NTPase family protein has translation MVSQLKVTGFVPSSPAVLRHPLLQTIEGTVQVYTSVHRSFFSNVMAQALRTAEQGKPTLIVQFLKGGIDQGPDSPMQLGQNLDWIRCALPYCIHAAPTAPEARQAVARLWQHTQSVINKGRYGLVVLDELSLAVHNDLISADEVVELLRHRPPQIDIILTGPEMPESLLKVADQVTEFRRNFLP, from the coding sequence ATGGTCTCCCAACTTAAAGTGACGGGCTTTGTTCCGTCGTCTCCCGCCGTGCTCCGCCATCCCTTGCTCCAAACCATTGAGGGGACGGTGCAGGTGTACACCTCGGTTCACCGCAGCTTTTTTAGCAACGTGATGGCGCAGGCACTCCGCACGGCTGAACAGGGTAAGCCCACCCTGATTGTTCAGTTCTTGAAGGGCGGTATCGATCAAGGCCCCGATAGCCCCATGCAGCTTGGGCAGAACCTAGATTGGATCCGTTGCGCCCTGCCCTACTGTATCCATGCAGCCCCAACCGCTCCAGAGGCGCGGCAAGCCGTAGCCCGCCTGTGGCAGCATACCCAATCTGTCATCAACAAAGGTCGTTACGGGCTGGTGGTGCTAGACGAACTCAGCCTCGCGGTTCACAACGACTTGATTTCCGCCGATGAGGTGGTGGAGTTGCTGCGCCATCGTCCGCCCCAAATTGACATCATCCTCACGGGGCCAGAAATGCCGGAATCGCTGCTGAAAGTGGCGGATCAGGTGACGGAATTTCGCCGTAACTTTTTGCCCTAA